Genomic segment of Primulina tabacum isolate GXHZ01 chromosome 11, ASM2559414v2, whole genome shotgun sequence:
TTGACAAATTGCCAACTGATTATGCGAACCAACTGAATATAATAAACTGATCTACGCAACTGAAACACAACTCAGTTATTCTCCTCACCAGTTTATTGCCCAGCAGCTGATTAAttcagctgaacacgtcatTAACAACCGACAGATAGTACCACTACAGTCTGCAACTATTAGTgggacgccgcatttcagaggtCAAAGAGTACGGTTGTCAGAAGAATAACGACGTGGCATATCAACGGATATAATATTCAAACAGcagttaatgttaccgttgaaatggaagcttataaatagttGAAGAGAGCAGCTGAAAAGAAAATGAACCTACAACGAAATTCCAATCTTTttgaagcttgctgttacgctgcaaaattctttacttgcattcaaatatcgaaagctctcgcttacttgttaaatcagtagcattcaggctatacatttgagcttaatagcactttgtaatatctgctaattcttttaagttgtgctaagttcagtcaagGACTGTAAAAGcttttgtaactaagagtttcagttttggcagtgttaagtccaaattgaagtgggtcagtacaagtattgtatttgatcaaagtcttttagtggatatcctatcttcgtgatagaaggggtgacgtaggagttattcaagtctccaaacatccataaacaattgTGTTCTTTACTTCAGTTtgatattctatctttcagtcagttcatattccgcaactgttttcttcagtttaactgattgtcattgaccgacGTGATACCTAGAGTCAGTTTGTAACCGAACTGAATCCAAATCTTCGAAGAGAATATAAAATTCctgaagtgtttattcaaccccccttctaaacacttttcatccttctaaccgatcctttTAGAAACTTATCAGAATCCTAAGGTAAATTTATGGTTCAAAATAACATGTTCCTAGAAATAGTACCAGATTCCTCTAAACTTTCcggagatcttagagaaattcaaAAGACAGCGCAGAATCTTGACAATATGCGGTATTATGTCTACAAAATGtggagaaaatccttgaaaccaggaagaaattcttggaatattaaaggatattcgaacaAGAATTCAAAACCTAGAACAACAAACAAGTTCTAGTAAAAGGACATCAGAAGGAAGATTACCACCATAATTTGGTACTGAACCCTTATTACATCAAAGAGGGAAAGCCAAATTGATGCCAAAACCtttaactgaagaagaaaattgaccAATCTAATCAAAACAGCCTTAGAAAAGAAATTAATATGATGAGGATTGGTCTAGAGGATCTCTGATACAATGCAGAATCTTTTGCAAATTTCAAGATTGTAGATCTAACGATGAACATAACTGGAGGTGAACAACCCACCATAACTTAGTCATCTTCACAGGAACCACCAAGAtaaagtgtgggatctcagaatataaatatgagagaatctcaACCAAAATTTTACACTGGTGGAGAATCACACCCAACAGGAACAAGGTCAAGGAAGAGTCAAATTCttttgcaccaaacaccctGTGGGAAATATGTTTCGGAATCtatacatccttatggggttTTGCTTAACCTAGATGTATTAGActtcaaaaacagagaagatctcatagatgattggacatctgctatgagaatcgtAGCAGacacacttgatctcaacagagaAGGATCCATTAATCTTTTAGAAATGAGTATTATGGGATCAGTTgaaattgcttgggacatgacttcggTAGAACCAAAGAATCAGTCCTAGCCATAGAATCTCTTAGCGAGATAGCCGAAAGAATGACTACCCtttttaaagcacaatttataggggtagattattttaacagtcaagatatagagaagaaaaataaatacactcaagctctgtatagtcaagaattacatgacatatgtttagtggatgaatatattatgttgttcactaaatatagatgaaaTTTAGGTGTCGAAGAAGACAGAGCAATGCAAATTTTCTTCGTCTAAATGCCAAGTCCTTGGAGAGAAATGCTAATAAGAGAATATATCTCTGGAAATTCAGATTCATTGGCACGAAGAGCCTCTTTTCTCaaaggaaaattggcagaatgaTGTCATCTGACAGCATTACAGAATAATTACAAACGTTTAAGGGGTATTAACAAACGTACTCCTTTgtgttgtaaagaaaatgatattccaacaattattgggaGTAAACCACAAAGGCagaagagaaaaaattttagaaCTCATCCTTATGCCAAAAGTGGAAGAAGGTCTTGGAAACCAAGAATAGTTTGGTCTAGACAAAAGGCTAGATCTTACAAATCTGGGCAAATAATTGGACCAGCAAGAAGTAAGACATCATCCTaagcatcgagtacatctcAAAGCATAGGAAGAATacctacaaagaaaactttcagaagagctcacaCCCGAAGCTAACAAAAGTTTCGAAGATTGTAATTGCtagacatgtggagcaagatgtCATATTTCAACtaactgtccagaaaatgaaaaaaaaagaggaatAAAATGCTTTGATCCAACctcggatattgaagaagcagtttattatcaagatcttattcaagtataccgatttgagtatacTGCCTCAtacgaaagtatatatgaagaagatgaagtcttAAGTCAGGAAGGATCTGATGGAACAGAATCAGAATCTGACtgaagacgaggtgtttcgacataaaacacatgaagatttgtctggtttTTTTAGTCAGACAACAATATCCCATAACatggtccaaaggatcatgagagaaaatcctagcCTTCAGAGATATCAGGGATTCTATGCAGGACATGTAGAAAAATTCTTAGGCAGTCTTGACCTAAGAAATAGAatcatcatctaatctataaagtttataaaaagaAAATGGCAATTCCAATGGAACTAGAACGGAGATGCAGCTAATTTATTATGAAGAAATTAAGAAGAAAtaacaaaaactcaagatagaagtagcacgaaccatgtcctggattcatatcgGAGCAATCCGATTATGATAAAAACTACTTTTAAAGAAGAAATAGATTCGTCCATTGATATCGTTATATGCGATAAACGAATGACTAACCTTCAAGATTCAGTTTTGGGAACAATTtcaggaaatctctgtgcaggaaAAACTATAAGAGTAATTTATCCAAGAATTTCCTACAACttggcagatcgagatttcagccgagcTTTGACGTTGCTTCAGAACTTCAATGAAAAAAAGCTGATGGAAGAGGATAATAAACTGTATTCTattacttatcaaatttcatatgctctatctaatacacataatTCAAAATTGTTTATTAAAAAATGCGTTTATTGGAATACCtgagatatttggaaaagtggCTCATGCAATATATCCAGAAATAGTTGAGTTTCCATTAATACAGGAAACATATATCtaaataaaaagataaacaaatTCTACagaggaatcaaagtcttaaaTTAGAgtcaagaagactatcttttcaaggagataGAATTACGAGCTACAAGTGGGGAAAAACACATGTCCAAGAAACCCAACAGACACTAAAAAGATTTCGACAATAGGAAAGCTTAGATGTCCGGAAGTGGAAGGAAGTAGAAATAATGTTCGATATTATGaaacaaaggaatcaatttttttataatatgatatactatttagaacaacctatgataggaacttaccaagaAATGATCAACatcggagaattggaagttcatatcaaaggaattccaaGAAAAGGACCAGATCGATTGGTTCTTGGGCTAGGGTTTCTCGAGGAAGATAAACCTTAGAAACGTCTAGAATACATAATAGAGTTTATGGCTGAAGATAAGATGTGAgaaatccaatgaccacaagcccATTCTTGATATACATTCCATTGGGGATGTTATATGAGAAATACAAAGCAGAATACTTTgttgcttatattgattcatgcgCTGGAATCTGTACAGCAAAAAGAGGagttttccaaataatttggaagaagattTACCTaagattgctggaagagatttcTCTAAAAGAATTTTAATCTTATGTAAATAGATTAAAATGATAGAAATTGTGATTGGAGGTGCTGGACAAACGCCTTAATATAAGGTAAAAAACCaccgatttattttcatgatacaggagCTAACATTCTGctaggaaataatttcctacaaatgttaAACTTCTACACACAAGAAAGTGAGACTAGacgattagtgttcacaacaccttgtggtcacaaaatcatagtccagagactaagagaggcattttacagaaaacTGCCCATtcagtttcgcagcaagcgtggtggTGAAAGAAAACTTTTGAACCCAAAGatgaaggattctagacggtttggagaaacaatgctccaattAAGAGCAGATAAGAAGCTCCAACCAGAAGAAATAGAATGCCTCAAGATAGCTCTACAACAGAATGATGCAGAGTTTGAAGCAAAGGTATCATTAGAAGATGTCAAGAgaaggatcaaagaaaattacaatgaagatccatTGGCATGATGAGATAAAAATTAACTCAAAGCTCTGCattaaaattaaggaaggtAAAGAGCATGAATTTTTCCGATGCAAGCTTATCCGAATGAACATAgttgatcaaagggatatgcaaATCATAATCAAGGAACATCAAGACCTTGATTTGATCAAATCAAGAATTTCACCATACAGCATCCCATGATTTCTTACAAGAGATAATGGTGAAATAAAAAGGAACAAACCCAGACTAATTATTAATTACCAAGAAATTGATAATATTCTGaagtttgatgggtattttatacctagtagaAAACATCTAATTACTTGCATACGCAATGTGAAGATATTAtctaaatttgattgtaagtCTGGTGTTTATTAGATTTGGATGCAACAAaaaagcaagaaattcacagctttctccacacTACAAAGACACTATATATGGGAATTATTACCAATgagattggctaattcaccttagatatttcaaaagaaaatggataatctatttgttggaacatttcatgttcgcaatattaattttgatgttaacaaaacttgtttgtttgtttttaataatctacTTTAATGCGCAGATAGCTGAAACAGAAATAATCAGTTACGAGCCAAAATCTGAAGCTGTCGAAGAAGCCAACTGAAAGcatcaactgatcaaccaaaATAGATAAGTTCAACTGATGTGTTGAAAAtgtgttcaactgattgttcagtttataggtggttcagcaggagaacctcagaagcccggccagccgaaggagtgttcaactgatgaagagcccaactgagatcagttcaactgatcaagagtgaaatcagttcaactgacgagtcaactgatttcaccagcccaactgaagacatgttcaactgatcagttcagaacatcagttaggagaaATCAGTTGCAAatcaagacaagctgaactTAGTGGAATACAGCTGTGTGAAAAGGTACAAtaacttttgtccagtcaaaggacaataatggacgttgcatcagatcttaaagacaaaagtgttcCAGAAAGATCAAGACAAACTttgaggaacagattcaaaatgcaacggacacaataattgagtctcactgtacgatcaaacttcgcgcctataaatagaaggtgaagatcagtgaagaaaaATAACAAGATATATACAACACAAGAGAGGAAAGAGAAGGGCTCGAtgcaaagtcatatcagcttaagggagaagcattcagcccagccgagggaacacttcaacgtgttatcaacttagattagaagcatattttcctcagtgtgtgagaacactttcgattagtgttcagagatcagttctcacacacacacacaccaccactcaaatacagtcttgtacaaagacgttaaacttgtgtatgtagtctttctcacatagacattaaagaagtgttgactggaaggtggtgccttcagtctagtctaggagttcagtttaggcagtagtgtaagtcctagctgggtgggtttgtacaaagtgttgtatagatcaaagttttctagtgaatcttacccgaggtggtagaaggggtgacgtaggagcagttgaagtctccgaacatccataaacatatcttgtgtactttaaCTATTAATCACTTGctttaaactgacttgatcagttcgagtatctatcagttcagttctccccataactgaactgatacatgcgAGAACTGATCTCCTTTATGTTCAGTTAATTAGTTACACGAGATTAAAAGCTTTGAAACATTTCAGTGTtgcttaacgaaggattatttcgagtgttttccgcttgaaTTTCAtttcaaactcgatctaattcatcggtgtaaacattcttagaacgcgagctattgcagctcttggagaatattttgtttgaagcaccacaAGGTGCTCGGTAGACGATCCTTCACTATTAAAGactatttcaaatttatgtttttctatATTAAAGATGCTTTAATTGCGTATAAAAATATGGAGGAACCTATCAAtcatttagagatttttctcTAATGTTTGAAAGAAATAAGGACTAGTTTTATCTGAAAAACATGTAGTTATTgccacaagaaagattgaactCCTCATAATAGAAATCGATGAGTATGAAATAATTTTGCAGGATCATATAGTAGAAAATGTGCAAACTTTTCCAAACGTGCTAAATTAAAGAAACAAattcaaagttttctaggaACTGTTAATTTGttgggatgtttattaaaaacctagcaaaacactGAAAAATGTTCAGTCTATTGTTGAAAAAAGATGCGAAATTTATATGGACGAAAGAACACACCCAGAGACTTATCCAACTCaaggagatttgtaaaaatattCCAAAAATGGCTATTCCCAGGATGAAGATGATCTGATATTATATACAGATGTCAATGATCATTGGTGGGCGGCAATTTTAACCAAGCTCACACCAGAAGAAGAACATTCATGTAGATATTGCAGTGGACTTTTTTCAGAGGCAGAAGATAACAtatcaatgaaaaataattttatgcaataaaaaacttttgaaaaatgaccattatttttacttgcaaagaaatttactttaaaTGTTGGTAGCACACTGATAAAAGCTTTCTTgagaaatataatataatctAAATCCGAGAAGGCCAGATTGTTAAGATGACAAGTGTTAtgttcaaaattatatttttgatattgtaatTACTAAATCTCATGAAATTattcttgaatattttttaacaagagatggacaacGGTGATATTCGATGCCATCATAAAATGTAGAGGCATTTTAAGAAACATCTTGAAAAGCTTCAAAACGAGTTTAACAAGCTTGCCCTAAATGCAGAAGTTGCAGGTAGGctacaacaagccgataagagAACTGTTTCTGATCAAATTACAGGATGTTTACAGGTTTTTACTCAGCTATGATCTGTAATGCAAATGCCTATCCTCCAAGGTATTGAGAAGCCACTGGTTTCttaaatggagagttttcgagtacaagactctatacctggagcaTGGGATTCAAATACCtttagcacaagtgttaagtcgggatcatttccagatgagtcggctgaaacaaaaattgaaattcCATATTCATATCTCAAGTCTTCAaatcaacccttcacctcggggattgaagagaGAAAGATCAATGAAGCTAAGGTTGATATTAATGAAGCTACAATTATCAACCCTTCATATCCAAGGTTGATAATCTAAAATCTCAGTAATAGATTTACTTGGATATGAAGGGTTGAATTCGGGGCTTGTACTACATCACATAGCTTCCCAAAAATTTCAGGACTACCTAAATGGATTCAGGAAGCGGTTCATGAAACCTGAGCAAATAATGACTATTTTTCCAGAGGAGACATTCTGGAGCTATACCTTTTCAGTAcaacaccagaaccagcaggaaAAGGCTCTCACGAATcctttcattttatcaagttaAGGATGCCAGATATAAATGTCcaaaaatttatcaaggatCCTCCGGCAGAAAAAACACCTCTTTTTGCTTCAATAACTGAAGATGACATTTCTACTAGAAGAGCATGGGGTCTATGGGTCTGTCTaactgagatggacaaagtcaagtttccgcttaaattttatcataattccATAAACGGATCATTCTTGTTAAATACTATAACAGGAAAAaccacaagttttgcagaagatttatttgaaaaaaaagagaTCTTTTGTGGAATAGCAAGCTGTCGGGGAGTAAAAAAACTCATCGAAAATTATGTAACATGACTCATGTGGGAAGATGGTCAGAACAGATCTGCCCAGATTGCCCAAATCAAAAGGAGCCAGAATTTACTAAGGGATTCAGACCTCAGTCAGACAAGAAACATCTTGCAGAAACATGACCAAATGGTGAGGGACCACATTCACGTTTTCCTCGGGGACATTAAAGGTTTAAGATTCCCCGTAAAAAATAAGTGGACATATGACCAGAATCACTTTTCTTTGGGGATAACAAAAGATAAAGATTCCCCGACAAAAGCAAGTAGGCATGTAATTTGCCCACTAACAAAAAGATTTGGACCCAAATAAACCTCTAAATATAGAGTAAATGAGAACAAGAAAACCACACATGAATTAAAACGAAGTTTGGAACCAAATAAAAATGTATTCtacatattttaaagtttctaAAAGACGGATTAAGGTAATAAGAAAGCAGATggtgattttcaaatatatctACAAACAGTTAAAAGAAGTAGAGAATGAGATCTCAGCTAATATGATACAAACACATGTCTACTGGTTATGCTAGGAGATAAAGCTGGAAGAACAAGCTGTTTTTAGATTAATGATCTAGAAAAATACAACTCAAGAAAAGATGAGGGGGACCACTCAATCACCCACTCAATTCACTCAAGAGATAGTGCCAATTACAGCTGGAAAGCATTAAAGAAAAGCTAAAGCAAGTTTTGAAGTCTGGAATTCAAATACACATAGGACTTCTATAAATAACAAGGCAAAAGGAAGATGAAGACATCATTCAACCtctttattttctttcaaaacattgtgtaatattttctctttctAGTTTATGTGTGTTTTAACTTCGGCTACTATAAATAGCTAACAAGTTCCCCTCCTCTACAAAAGGACACTATGTAATAATAATTtgttatgtttgaataaaaagacCACGGCTTTTacccctctcatgtattattttcaaattgaaCAACTTTACTATACACCCTAAGGTAAGAAACGAAATAAGGTTGTGCTAGGTGCTGTTGAAGGAATCTACGTCAGAAACCATCAGTTGCAATTGTGTTGTTGGgctgtgaggagcagtctgtaaaacTCGGTGGATATAACTCGAAGGTATTCTGGTCAAATAGGTAAACTattcaatttattatacggaagcatgataagccatttataaaaaaatcgatAATCCGAATATGTTATATAGGCTGAAAACCTTGCGTAGCTGTATGTTTTGAGGCTATATGTATTTAAGAACATGTTCGATAGGTAAAACAATGTCATGTACCATAATTATGAAGAGTAAGGGTATTtgagaaattttaaaaaattagggAGTTAAAACAAAGATCTGAGGAGATAAGAGTAAAGAGAATGTTAAGCATGAAAACGAAGATTAATTGTAAAGttgctattataataatataattaataatgtttattattgttattaatatataaagttaatttgaaattttaaaagatattGTAAACTTCTTATTAAATCCAACCCATCCAAATTTTAGAATTTATAAGCTTTCCTAACATTCTACGAACCTTTTCGCAACAGTCGTAGCGCCGAATGCGAGCCGCAATCCACTTGAACCCTACAAGATGGGTGCGTCGTCGCCGCTCTACGGTGTCAGATATCGATGACGACGAGGGCGAAGCGTCGCCGCCCTCTCGCCGTGGTGGAAACCGACAGATGCGTAAAAGAGTACCCGTACCTGAAGACAACTGTGGGGGAAATGATGCAAGGGACTTAAGATTGATCGAgttaaagaagaagaagaaaaatagGAGGGATAGAGCCGAGCCCGATCCTGAGCCCGAGCCCGAGCCCGAGCCCGAGCCCGAGCCTGAGCCTGAGGACTCCGAGAGTGAAAACGATGACCTGGCGCGGTCCATTGGTGAGGTGATTAGGGTTTCGGGGACAGGGAAGGAGAAGAGGAATCATTACAAGTCGTTTGAGTACGATGGCTTCCGGTATCATCTCGTGAGTTTTTATTGTGTTTAATCCGATTTTTTGATTCATTATCTGCTTGGAGATTAGGGATTTCGGTCCTGATTCTGCTTAAAATTCGTCTTTATTACTGATTATGGCTTGATTACTGTCATCTTAATGTAATTGTAACCTTTGATTGAGTGTTTGGAAGCTTTAGAACATCATGCAAAATTGACGCGAAGAACAATACCGTGCATAATTTGATACTGGAATGTATGTATAACTCTGGATAGAATACTTATGTGACCAATATGTCTTCAAAGGGCTAAACAAGTTTCTTTCTAATGGCATTTAATCCAAGAATTATACGGTACCTAGGCATTACGAAATTGTGTTGATGCTGAAAGTTGAGAGTGATTTGTTTTTCTGTTTGTTTATTCGTGACTCATGAGTGAAGAATTGAGTTTATGGACCATGTTCCTGGGCTCTTGGATATTGGACCGACCCCTTTTGAATTCCGGGATGGAACTCTGCTTAGAGTAGTTGTTTGAAGTCTCAAAAAATTTGGTTTCCCATATATTCACacgattttttatttatttgtaggAAGATCCTGTTCTTCTAGTTCCTGAGAAAAAGAATCAGAAGCCTCGTGTGGCCATAGTTAAGGCAAGTTCTCTTTTTAGATCTGAATTGTCGTAGAGAACATGGTCATGTGAAAAATACCTAAAAATGTTTGAGAATGTCACGATGGTAATTTTCTTTTTGCGATTGGAACTTTCTTATGGATAATGTTTAGATTATCCTGTTGATGCAAGTGAACCTAAATTATTTATCTTTTCCCTGTAACTTTGGAAATAAGATTGATTAAGAAATGATGTAATTGGAGCATATGGAGCGAATGTGGTAAGACTTGTAAATCTCTCATGGGTTTTGTTGTGATAATGATGTGATCTTGGCAAAGCTTTGAGAGGTTGTCTTTGTTCATAAACGCAAAGCTGTCGTCAATATGAGGTTGTTAAGTGGGGGTTGTTTCAAGTCAAGTCATTTTCTTCCTCAATTATAGGAAAGAATAGATCGTCTCCTTGGTGGCTTCTTTGAGGCCTTTGCATCAATTTCCAGTTTTTTTTGTGCACAGGACATATATCAGACATTCGATGGAGCTATAATGGTAGCAACACAGAGATTATATCGTCCAGAGGAGGCAGAAAAAGACGGAGGTGGATATTGGCCATCACTTAATACGAGGGAGGTGTTCTATAGTTTCCACAGAACTGAAATACCTGCAGAATCTGTGATGCACAAATGTGTGGTGCACTTCATATCTTCAGATAAACAGATTCCCACTCGCAAAGAGTTACCGGGATTCGTTTTGCAAAAGGTATATGTTACTGAAAGCCGAATGGTCTATAAACTTACAAATCAAAATCATGAAATTTATTCAAAGTTTTTGGAGGGAGACTGAAGCAAACTTATTCTTGTAACTGATTGTGCCAGGTAATTTCATCGTTACTTCTATCAGCATCCACGGGATAATCGTACCTGTTTTTCGCTCCTGCTTCCTTTCTTTCGCATAATTTTCGTTTAGTTTGACGCCCATATGCCAATTTCTGACATGTTCAGGATCTTAGAAACAGGTGGgcaacaaattaattaaataaaaaagcaGAAGCTGAAAAAAAATACATACTCTAAATATTTAAAGGGGCCGACATACATCAATAATTTCCTTGtaaatttatgaaaattaaatttcttcCGTGTCCGGGAATCTTTCTCCAGAAATCATCTCGAAACTCTCATGTCTGAAAAATCATTGCtaatcattaaaatattaattagacCGTCAATTAATTCACTATTTAATATCTAGACTCGGAATTATTTCTGTGCCGTCTATGTTGATATTTTCCCAAATTTTTGGGACATTACAATCTTACCATCTAAAATAATACGAAATTTGATTTACCGAACAACTCCAGGTGTAATCATTGATTACGTATATCTGACTTGGTCTCCCATATCACTTCCCCTTCAGTATGGTTTCTCCATTGGACCTTCACCATAGGGATGATCCTGCTCCTCAACCTTCTATCTTCTCTCTTGAGGATTTGCACTAGTCCCTCCTCGAAAGTCAAGTCTGGTGTCAACTCTAATGTTTCATAGTTTAGCACATGTGAAAGGTTCGACATGTGATTACATGAGCgttgatacatgaaaaatattatgcaCTGCTAATAAGTGGGATGACAGTGTCACCTTGTAGGCCAAAGTCCCCGCTCGCTCTAAAGCTTCAAAGGCTCAAATAAATCTCGAGCTCAATTTTCCTTTCACGCGAAATCTGATCACACCTTTCATTGGTGCCACTTTTAGGAATACATGGTCCCCAACTACAAATTCTAAATCTCGACGACGCATATCTTCATGACTCTTCTGGTAGCTCTGTGCAATTCTCACCATGTCTCAAATCTTGGTGATAACCTTTGTTGTCTGTCTCACCATCTTGGGGCCTAACTCGGCTCGTTCGCGCAAATTGTCCCAATGGATGGGCGTTCTACACTTCCATCCATACAATGTCTCGTAGGGAGACATCTCAATTGAGGCATGATAATTGTTATTATAAGTGAACTCAACTAGTGGCAAATTTGTGTCCCAACTCTCCAGGAAATCTATGGCACATGCTCGTAATAGATTCTGTAAGGTTTGTATCTCTCTTTCAAATTGCCCGTCTATTTGTGGATGAAAAGCTATGCTGAAAGCCAATTTAGTTCCCATTGCATGGTGTAAACTCTTTCAGAACACCGACTAAACCAAGGATACCTGTCAGACACAATGGAAATCGGAACACCGTGTAGTCAAAATATCTCTTTGATATAACTCAGCATACTTGCTTATATTATAACTTGTCTTCACTGGCATGAAATGACTTGACTTGGTGAGACGATCAAATaaaacc
This window contains:
- the LOC142519315 gene encoding ASI1-immunoprecipitated protein 3-like isoform X4, whose amino-acid sequence is MRAAIHLNPTRWVRRRRSTVSDIDDDEGEASPPSRRGGNRQMRKRVPVPEDNCGGNDARDLRLIELKKKKKNRRDRAEPDPEPEPEPEPEPEPEPEDSESENDDLARSIGEVIRVSGTGKEKRNHYKSFEYDGFRYHLEDPVLLVPEKKNQKPRVAIVKDIYQTFDGAIMVATQRLYRPEEAEKDGGGYWPSLNTREVFYSFHRTEIPAESVMHKCVVHFISSDKQIPTRKELPGFVLQKVISSLLLSASTG
- the LOC142519315 gene encoding ASI1-immunoprecipitated protein 3-like isoform X2, with translation MRAAIHLNPTRWVRRRRSTVSDIDDDEGEASPPSRRGGNRQMRKRVPVPEDNCGGNDARDLRLIELKKKKKNRRDRAEPDPEPEPEPEPEPEPEPEDSESENDDLARSIGEVIRVSGTGKEKRNHYKSFEYDGFRYHLEDPVLLVPEKKNQKPRVAIVKDIYQTFDGAIMVATQRLYRPEEAEKDGGGYWPSLNTREVFYSFHRTEIPAESVMHKCVVHFISSDKQIPTRKELPGFVLQKVYVTESRMVYKLTNQNHEIYSKFLEGD
- the LOC142519315 gene encoding ASI1-immunoprecipitated protein 3-like isoform X3, with translation MRAAIHLNPTRWVRRRRSTVSDIDDDEGEASPPSRRGGNRQMRKRVPVPEDNCGGNDARDLRLIELKKKKKNRRDRAEPDPEPEPEPEPEPEPEPEDSESENDDLARSIGEVIRVSGTGKEKRNHYKSFEYDGFRYHLEDPVLLVPEKKNQKPRVAIVKDIYQTFDGAIMVATQRLYRPEEAEKDGGGYWPSLNTREVFYSFHRTEIPAESVMHKCVVHFISSDKQIPTRKELPGFVLQKDLMILWETLTIEWIE
- the LOC142519315 gene encoding ASI1-immunoprecipitated protein 3-like isoform X6 is translated as MRAAIHLNPTRWVRRRRSTVSDIDDDEGEASPPSRRGGNRQMRKRVPVPEDNCGGNDARDLRLIELKKKKKNRRDRAEPDPEPEPEPEPEPEPEPEDSESENDDLARSIGEVIRVSGTGKEKRNHYKSFEYDGFRYHLEDPVLLVPEKKNQKPRVAIVKDIYQTFDGAIMVATQRLYRPEEAEKDGGGYWPSLNTREVFYSFHRTEIPAESVMHKCVVHFISSDKQIPTRKELPGFVLQKVR
- the LOC142519315 gene encoding uncharacterized protein LOC142519315 isoform X5 gives rise to the protein MRAAIHLNPTRWVRRRRSTVSDIDDDEGEASPPSRRGGNRQMRKRVPVPEDNCGGNDARDLRLIELKKKKKNRRDRAEPDPEPEPEPEPEPEPEPEDSESENDDLARSIGEVIRVSGTGKEKRNHYKSFEYDGFRYHLDIYQTFDGAIMVATQRLYRPEEAEKDGGGYWPSLNTREVFYSFHRTEIPAESVMHKCVVHFISSDKQIPTRKELPGFVLQKKIVPRFWCVILCPLMFHRTPPVVSCFFK
- the LOC142519315 gene encoding ASI1-immunoprecipitated protein 3-like isoform X1; amino-acid sequence: MRAAIHLNPTRWVRRRRSTVSDIDDDEGEASPPSRRGGNRQMRKRVPVPEDNCGGNDARDLRLIELKKKKKNRRDRAEPDPEPEPEPEPEPEPEPEDSESENDDLARSIGEVIRVSGTGKEKRNHYKSFEYDGFRYHLEDPVLLVPEKKNQKPRVAIVKDIYQTFDGAIMVATQRLYRPEEAEKDGGGYWPSLNTREVFYSFHRTEIPAESVMHKCVVHFISSDKQIPTRKELPGFVLQKKIVPRFWCVILCPLMFHRTPPVVSCFFK